A stretch of DNA from Acinetobacter sp. C26M:
TATGCCTTCTTCTAAGTTGAAAGTTGCTATTGCAAACGTACTTCAACAAGAAGGTTATATTTCAAACGTAGAAGTTGCTTCTGAAGAAACAAAATCTACTTTGACAATTACTTTAAAATATTTCGAAGGCAAACCAGTTATCGAAACCGTTAAGCGTGTAAGCCGTCCAGGTCTACGCCAATATCGCGGTAAAGATAAAATTCCTAGCGTTAAGCAAGGTTTAGGTATTGCAATTGTTTCTACAAGCAAAGGCATCATGACTGATCGCGCTGCACGTGCTGCGGGCGTTGGTGGTGAAGTTATTGCTTTTGTTTCTTAATAGGTGATTCCTCATGTCTCGTGTGGCTAAAGCCCCAGTAACTGTACCTAATGGTGTAACAGTTACTCAGAACGGCCGGCAGGTCGAAGTG
This window harbors:
- the rpsH gene encoding 30S ribosomal protein S8, which encodes MSMQDTVADMLTRVRNAQMAKKQTVSMPSSKLKVAIANVLQQEGYISNVEVASEETKSTLTITLKYFEGKPVIETVKRVSRPGLRQYRGKDKIPSVKQGLGIAIVSTSKGIMTDRAARAAGVGGEVIAFVS